In Vibrio celticus, one genomic interval encodes:
- the nhaB gene encoding Na(+)/H(+) antiporter NhaB yields the protein MPMSLGNAFIKNFLGKAPDWYKLAIISFLIINPFVFFLVDPFVAGWLLVVEFIFTLAMALKCYPLQPGGLLAIQAIAIGMTKPEMVYHELQANLPVLLLLVFMVAGIYFMKELLLFIFTKILLGIQSKVLLSIAFCVAAAFLSAFLDALTVIAVVISVAVGFYSIYHKVASGKGTTSAHDHTHDEEISELTRDDLENYRAFLRSLLMHAGVGTALGGVMTMVGEPQNLVIAKQAGWEFGEFIIRMLPVTLPVFVCGILTCALVEKFKVFGYGAKLPNNVRQILVEFDNKERANRTKQDVAKLWVQGAIAVWLIVGLALHVAEVGLIGLSVIILATAFTGVIEEHSMGKAFEEALPFTALLAVFFAVVAVIIDQSLFKPVIDAVLHVEDKGAQLALFYVANGILSMVSDNVFVGTVYINEVKTALVEGIITRDQFDLLAVAINTGTNLPSVATPNGQAAFLFLLTSALAPLIRLSYGRMVIMALPYTIVLALVGLAGIVFFVEPMTAWFYDAGWIIHRTGEVIAPVISGGH from the coding sequence ATGCCGATGTCTCTCGGAAACGCTTTTATCAAGAACTTCCTTGGTAAGGCTCCTGATTGGTATAAACTTGCCATCATTTCCTTTTTAATCATCAACCCGTTTGTTTTCTTCCTAGTTGACCCATTTGTTGCGGGCTGGCTATTGGTGGTTGAGTTTATTTTCACGCTAGCTATGGCGCTAAAATGCTACCCTCTTCAACCTGGTGGTTTATTAGCAATTCAAGCCATCGCCATTGGTATGACCAAGCCTGAAATGGTTTATCACGAGCTACAAGCAAACCTTCCTGTATTACTCTTATTGGTGTTCATGGTTGCTGGTATCTACTTCATGAAAGAACTGCTTCTGTTCATTTTCACGAAGATACTGCTCGGCATCCAGTCCAAAGTTTTACTCTCTATTGCGTTTTGTGTTGCCGCTGCTTTCTTGTCTGCCTTCCTAGATGCACTGACAGTAATCGCGGTCGTTATTAGCGTTGCAGTTGGCTTCTACTCTATCTACCACAAAGTAGCATCAGGTAAAGGCACAACGTCTGCGCACGATCATACTCATGATGAAGAGATCTCCGAACTAACACGTGATGATTTAGAAAACTACCGCGCTTTCTTACGTTCACTGCTTATGCACGCTGGTGTTGGTACCGCGTTAGGTGGTGTAATGACTATGGTAGGCGAACCGCAAAACCTAGTAATTGCTAAACAAGCAGGTTGGGAATTCGGTGAGTTTATTATCCGTATGCTACCAGTAACACTGCCTGTATTCGTCTGCGGTATTCTAACTTGTGCGCTTGTAGAGAAATTCAAAGTGTTCGGCTACGGTGCAAAATTGCCAAATAACGTTCGCCAAATCTTAGTTGAGTTCGACAACAAAGAACGAGCAAATCGTACCAAGCAAGACGTTGCAAAACTATGGGTTCAAGGTGCAATCGCAGTTTGGCTTATTGTAGGCTTGGCGCTTCACGTCGCTGAAGTGGGTTTGATCGGTCTTTCAGTTATTATTTTAGCAACGGCATTTACTGGCGTTATCGAAGAGCATTCAATGGGTAAAGCCTTTGAAGAAGCGCTACCATTTACAGCACTTCTGGCTGTCTTCTTCGCTGTAGTTGCGGTAATCATCGACCAATCACTATTTAAGCCAGTGATCGATGCAGTACTTCACGTTGAAGATAAAGGCGCACAGTTAGCCCTCTTCTATGTAGCCAACGGTATCTTATCGATGGTTTCGGATAACGTGTTCGTAGGTACGGTTTACATCAACGAAGTGAAAACTGCTTTGGTTGAAGGCATCATAACTCGTGACCAATTTGACTTACTTGCTGTTGCTATCAACACAGGTACTAACTTACCTTCGGTTGCTACACCAAACGGCCAAGCTGCATTCCTATTCCTATTAACATCAGCACTTGCTCCGTTAATTCGACTGTCTTATGGCCGCATGGTCATCATGGCTCTGCCATATACTATCGTGTTGGCACTGGTTGGCCTTGCCGGTATTGTGTTCTTCGTTGAACCAATGACAGCATGGTTTTATGATGCAGGTTGGATTATTCACCGAACTGGTGAAGTCATTGCTCCAGTTATCTCTGGCGGTCACTAA
- the dsbB gene encoding disulfide bond formation protein DsbB — MLKDFSKGRLSWLLLLAFIVFFEACALFFQHVMMLGPCVMCIYERVAMLAIGVAAIIGAVAPNNPVSRWLGLAGWGFGAYKGLMLALEHVDYQFNPSPFATCDLFVTFPSWAPLNQWAPWMFEAYGDCSKVVWQLLDLSMPQWLVIIFAGNLIACGFVIISQFFKSKND, encoded by the coding sequence ATGCTCAAAGACTTCTCTAAGGGACGTTTATCTTGGCTTTTATTGCTGGCTTTTATTGTATTTTTTGAAGCATGCGCTCTCTTCTTTCAGCATGTGATGATGCTTGGCCCTTGTGTAATGTGTATCTATGAGCGCGTTGCTATGCTTGCTATCGGCGTCGCGGCAATCATTGGCGCTGTTGCTCCTAATAACCCAGTATCACGCTGGCTAGGCCTTGCTGGTTGGGGATTTGGTGCTTATAAAGGTTTAATGCTTGCGTTAGAGCACGTTGACTACCAGTTTAATCCGTCTCCTTTCGCTACCTGTGATTTATTCGTAACCTTCCCTAGTTGGGCACCATTAAACCAATGGGCCCCGTGGATGTTCGAAGCTTACGGCGACTGCAGTAAAGTCGTTTGGCAACTCTTAGACCTGTCGATGCCTCAATGGCTAGTGATTATCTTTGCCGGTAACTTAATTGCTTGTGGTTTTGTTATCATTTCTCAATTTTTCAAATCGAAAAACGACTAA
- a CDS encoding YecA/YgfB family protein, which yields MTYQLLNLPESTTDITPQFIEGAILASNLATKPLDPEAWLAVIAPEAGKELVSMVTEQINRQHNLIQRNEYLLTDVLADGDFNEQFADFAEGFMMVWPTVEEQWQTVTMADGTLRMLQALLTTLMLAIDEEQTQQQMIAAGLENPPSLQDLVGQVDLMISEVALAADEAMLGNKSQSVNPFKGIGRNDPCPCESGKKFKQCCGKNS from the coding sequence ATGACATATCAATTATTAAACTTACCTGAATCTACGACTGACATTACTCCTCAATTTATCGAAGGGGCAATTCTTGCTTCTAACCTTGCGACTAAGCCATTAGATCCAGAAGCGTGGCTGGCTGTCATTGCTCCTGAAGCTGGCAAAGAATTGGTTTCAATGGTGACTGAGCAAATTAACCGTCAACATAATCTAATTCAGCGTAATGAATATTTACTGACTGATGTGTTGGCTGATGGCGATTTTAATGAGCAGTTCGCCGATTTCGCTGAAGGTTTTATGATGGTTTGGCCTACTGTGGAAGAGCAATGGCAAACAGTGACGATGGCTGATGGCACTCTGCGTATGTTACAAGCGCTCCTAACAACTCTCATGTTAGCGATTGATGAAGAACAAACTCAGCAGCAAATGATTGCGGCTGGGCTTGAAAACCCACCATCACTTCAAGATTTAGTGGGGCAGGTTGATCTAATGATTTCAGAGGTGGCATTGGCGGCTGATGAAGCTATGTTAGGCAATAAATCGCAGAGCGTGAACCCATTCAAAGGTATTGGTCGTAACGACCCTTGCCCATGTGAAAGTGGCAAAAAGTTTAAGCAGTGCTGTGGCAAAAACAGCTAA
- the dusC gene encoding tRNA dihydrouridine(16) synthase DusC: MRVILGPMEGVLDHLMREILTEINDYDLCVTEFVRIVDQLLPPHVFHRICPELLQGSQTMSGVPVHVQLLGQHPKWMAENAIQAANLGAKGIDLNFGCPAKAVNKSNGGASLLKEPELIYQVVKACREAVPEHIPVSAKIRLGWEHPDECFEIVDAIEQAKADELTVHARTKVGGYKASEIKWDYINQIRERTSLPLIANGEIWNYQDGQDCIEATGVDSLMVCRGAFNIPNLGNVVKHNHQKMPWDKVIELLLRYSEFQIKGDKGMYYPNRVKQWFVYLSKGYPEANELFKEIRTFKKAPPIVERLQRYQEERRQPV; the protein is encoded by the coding sequence ATGCGAGTAATACTTGGCCCTATGGAGGGCGTTCTAGATCACCTAATGCGTGAAATTCTTACAGAGATCAATGATTACGATCTCTGTGTCACAGAATTTGTGCGTATCGTTGATCAACTTCTTCCCCCGCATGTTTTCCACCGTATTTGTCCAGAATTACTTCAGGGCTCTCAAACCATGTCTGGTGTGCCTGTCCATGTTCAGCTACTGGGTCAACATCCTAAATGGATGGCAGAGAATGCTATTCAAGCAGCAAATCTTGGCGCGAAAGGGATCGATCTAAACTTCGGTTGTCCAGCCAAAGCGGTAAACAAAAGTAATGGTGGGGCTTCATTGCTCAAAGAGCCAGAACTTATTTACCAAGTAGTAAAAGCATGCAGAGAAGCAGTGCCTGAGCATATTCCCGTTTCAGCTAAAATTCGCTTGGGTTGGGAGCACCCGGATGAGTGCTTTGAGATTGTCGACGCTATCGAACAAGCGAAAGCGGATGAACTGACTGTACATGCTCGTACCAAAGTTGGCGGCTACAAAGCCAGCGAAATCAAATGGGATTACATCAATCAAATAAGAGAGCGGACCTCTTTACCGTTGATTGCGAATGGAGAAATTTGGAACTATCAAGATGGTCAAGATTGCATAGAAGCAACAGGCGTCGATTCATTGATGGTCTGCCGTGGTGCTTTCAATATTCCAAACCTTGGCAACGTCGTTAAGCACAACCACCAAAAAATGCCGTGGGATAAAGTCATTGAACTTTTGCTGCGCTATTCAGAGTTTCAAATCAAAGGGGACAAAGGCATGTACTACCCCAATAGAGTGAAGCAGTGGTTTGTTTATCTAAGTAAAGGCTACCCTGAAGCAAACGAACTGTTTAAAGAAATTCGTACTTTCAAGAAGGCGCCGCCGATTGTAGAACGCCTTCAGCGTTATCAAGAAGAACGCCGCCAACCTGTTTAA
- a CDS encoding GGDEF domain-containing protein: protein MRVNRHFSLTFVFGFPAVIAAMLLGLIGKNHFDAVEKDISSEFHRIEEVFKRTTKVVTALDYSFSNYYKSGNPLFLDHNKQVVDGLCQIWPIDVLLLADGKTSDIPSVDIDYMLIGQESLCSESSDSYKSASEKIALAPILSFLSQLDEYHAGVHFIDTSGYVISSPEGFAKKLSKELLSTIKSRPYWQKTANNPEQLTLTGPGYRFDSLDRIISMTIPVFHKGVHQGMLSVDINADKLLANSNEHLAGRIDIIDTTLATPVDSAAFYHEIKLDGVSSHHAMYYELDIAKEVEHFFVYEKDSLIVAIIVYLFSVTIFFYVNSNIERGYFKDLAAKDPMTGLLNRRGLEAFWRSVEHDQLFALTVFDIDDFKSINDTYGHDKGDDVIRYMSRQISNSIRSSDVAARFGGEEFVVYMKGEDCETLMRTLERVKNAICTTSADIIPNGFTVSGGVCIVETEQSKLNFDEIFKYADEKLYVAKTTGKDRLKF, encoded by the coding sequence ATGAGAGTAAATAGGCACTTTAGCCTAACCTTTGTCTTCGGGTTTCCCGCTGTGATCGCCGCGATGTTACTTGGCCTAATAGGAAAGAATCATTTTGACGCGGTAGAAAAAGATATCAGTAGTGAGTTTCATCGTATTGAAGAGGTGTTCAAAAGAACCACAAAAGTGGTGACAGCCCTAGATTACAGCTTCTCAAATTACTACAAATCAGGAAACCCTCTCTTTCTTGATCACAACAAACAAGTTGTGGATGGCCTTTGCCAAATTTGGCCGATCGACGTGTTACTTCTCGCTGATGGTAAAACCTCAGACATTCCCTCTGTCGATATCGACTATATGCTAATCGGTCAAGAGTCTCTTTGTTCTGAAAGCAGTGATAGTTATAAGAGCGCGTCAGAAAAAATAGCGTTAGCTCCTATTCTTTCATTTTTATCCCAGCTTGATGAATACCATGCCGGCGTGCACTTTATTGATACGAGCGGCTATGTGATCTCGTCGCCTGAAGGCTTTGCTAAGAAACTGAGCAAGGAATTGCTTTCGACCATAAAAAGTCGTCCCTATTGGCAAAAAACAGCCAACAATCCAGAACAATTAACACTAACAGGCCCTGGTTATCGTTTTGATTCCCTTGACCGTATAATCAGTATGACGATCCCTGTATTCCATAAAGGTGTTCACCAAGGGATGCTGTCGGTGGATATTAATGCTGACAAGCTGCTCGCAAACTCGAATGAGCATCTTGCAGGTCGGATCGATATCATTGATACCACTTTAGCGACTCCGGTAGATTCTGCGGCTTTTTATCACGAGATCAAACTGGATGGTGTCTCGTCTCACCATGCGATGTATTACGAATTAGACATCGCGAAAGAGGTTGAGCACTTTTTCGTCTATGAGAAAGACAGCCTTATTGTTGCCATCATTGTGTATCTGTTCTCTGTAACTATCTTTTTCTACGTTAATTCCAATATTGAACGTGGCTACTTCAAAGATCTCGCAGCCAAAGACCCTATGACAGGGTTATTGAATCGTCGTGGCTTAGAAGCGTTCTGGCGCAGCGTAGAGCACGATCAACTGTTTGCTTTAACCGTCTTCGATATCGATGATTTCAAGTCAATTAACGACACCTACGGCCACGATAAGGGTGACGATGTGATCCGTTATATGTCGCGTCAGATCAGCAACAGTATTCGAAGCAGTGACGTTGCAGCACGGTTTGGCGGTGAAGAGTTTGTCGTTTACATGAAAGGCGAAGATTGTGAAACTCTGATGAGAACATTAGAGCGCGTGAAGAATGCGATTTGTACCACTTCAGCCGACATTATTCCAAATGGGTTTACGGTGTCTGGCGGTGTCTGCATTGTTGAAACTGAGCAAAGTAAACTTAACTTCGATGAGATATTTAAGTACGCCGATGAAAAGCTGTACGTGGCTAAGACGACGGGCAAAGACCGTCTTAAATTTTAA
- a CDS encoding ABC transporter substrate-binding protein, which produces MSSVRKVLAAVLSCLMLLWTGNVMANVAKVSVSQVVDHPDLNATRLGLLEGLKAKGYEPGKNLEFSYEMANGNPAQAAKIARELVSENPHVLVGIATPTSQALVSATRSIPIVFTAVTDPIGARLVKQLEKPGRNVTGLSDLSPIIQHVSLIKELLPKASSIGVVYNPAEANAVALVGLLRKATRDFGYTLHTEKALTVDDVEAKAESIAKKSDVIYALTDNTVASGMEGLIDAANQAGTPVVAGATSYVGKGAIAGLGLDYYDVGVQTADYVAAILDGQKPGKLSVKTAQSSQLVVNLDAARELGVTVPQSVIDRAVISR; this is translated from the coding sequence ATGAGTTCTGTAAGAAAGGTATTGGCAGCGGTTTTAAGTTGCTTGATGTTGCTATGGACTGGCAATGTAATGGCAAACGTTGCCAAAGTGTCGGTTTCACAAGTTGTTGACCATCCAGATTTGAATGCGACACGTCTAGGGCTTCTTGAAGGATTGAAAGCCAAGGGTTATGAACCCGGTAAGAACTTAGAATTCTCCTATGAAATGGCGAATGGTAACCCGGCTCAGGCTGCCAAGATTGCCAGAGAGCTCGTCAGTGAAAATCCTCATGTACTTGTTGGTATCGCGACACCGACTTCACAAGCTTTGGTTTCGGCAACCCGTTCGATACCGATTGTGTTTACAGCGGTAACCGATCCCATTGGTGCAAGGCTGGTTAAACAGCTAGAAAAGCCGGGCCGAAATGTCACGGGTCTTTCTGACCTCTCTCCAATCATTCAACATGTCTCTTTGATCAAAGAGCTTCTTCCTAAGGCAAGTTCAATCGGTGTGGTTTATAACCCTGCTGAAGCGAATGCCGTTGCGTTAGTTGGGTTATTGAGAAAGGCAACTCGAGATTTCGGTTATACACTTCACACCGAAAAAGCGCTGACCGTTGACGATGTCGAAGCAAAAGCAGAATCCATTGCTAAGAAGTCCGATGTTATCTATGCCTTGACCGATAACACGGTTGCAAGCGGCATGGAGGGGTTGATAGACGCTGCAAATCAAGCTGGTACACCTGTGGTTGCAGGAGCAACGTCTTATGTCGGGAAGGGCGCGATTGCTGGTTTAGGTCTAGATTATTATGATGTTGGGGTTCAGACCGCGGATTATGTCGCAGCCATTCTGGACGGACAGAAGCCCGGGAAGTTGAGTGTCAAAACTGCGCAGAGTTCTCAGCTGGTGGTCAACCTAGATGCTGCACGTGAGCTTGGCGTGACAGTGCCTCAGTCTGTGATTGATCGTGCGGTCATTAGCCGGTGA
- the yfbV gene encoding terminus macrodomain insulation protein YfbV: MSNRVGLASSLKDGQKYMDLWPVRKELNAIFPEQRIIKATRFGVKVMPAIAAISVLTQMVFNNYQAMPQAVVMALFAISLPLQGMWWLGNRSNTQLPPALVSWYRELHEKITETGFALEPMKPRPRYKELAIILNRAFRQLDKSSMERWF; this comes from the coding sequence ATGAGCAATAGAGTTGGTTTAGCTAGTAGTTTAAAAGATGGCCAAAAGTACATGGATCTCTGGCCCGTTCGAAAAGAGTTAAACGCGATCTTCCCAGAACAGCGCATTATTAAAGCGACCCGTTTTGGCGTGAAAGTGATGCCTGCGATTGCCGCTATTAGTGTTCTTACACAAATGGTCTTTAATAATTACCAAGCGATGCCACAGGCTGTGGTTATGGCTTTGTTTGCGATCAGCTTGCCGCTTCAAGGTATGTGGTGGTTGGGCAATCGCTCAAATACACAACTTCCGCCGGCGCTAGTATCGTGGTACCGCGAACTGCATGAAAAGATCACTGAAACGGGTTTTGCGTTAGAGCCTATGAAGCCGCGCCCTCGCTATAAAGAATTGGCAATCATTTTAAATCGTGCGTTTCGTCAGTTAGATAAATCCTCAATGGAGCGTTGGTTCTAA
- a CDS encoding acetate kinase, which translates to MSKLVLVLNCGSSSLKFAVVDAETGAEHLTGLAECLGLPEARMKWKLDGKHEAQLGAGAAHVEALSFMVETILASKPELKANLGAIGHRIVHGGEQFTSSALITDEVLKGIQDAATFAPLHNPAHLIGIEAAQQNFPGLKNVAVFDTAFHQTMPSESYLYALPYNLYKEHGIRRYGMHGTSHLFITREVAGLLNKPVEEVNIINCHLGNGASVCAIKNGQSVDTSMGLTPLEGLVMGTRCGDLDPAIIFHLHDALGYSVEEINNMLTKESGLAGLTEVTSDCRFVEDNYGEKEEATRAMDVFCHRLAKYVAGYTATLEGRLDAITFTGGIGENSGPIREMVLNRLGIFGIEVDGEANLKARFGGEGTITTANSRIPAMVISTNEELVIAEDTAKLAGL; encoded by the coding sequence ATGTCTAAGCTAGTTTTAGTTTTAAACTGTGGTAGTTCTTCTCTTAAATTCGCTGTTGTTGATGCAGAAACAGGTGCAGAGCACCTAACTGGTCTTGCTGAGTGTCTAGGTCTTCCAGAAGCTCGTATGAAGTGGAAACTTGATGGCAAGCATGAAGCACAACTAGGCGCGGGCGCAGCTCACGTAGAAGCACTATCTTTCATGGTAGAAACTATTCTTGCTTCTAAGCCTGAGCTTAAAGCTAACCTTGGCGCTATCGGTCACCGTATCGTACACGGTGGCGAGCAGTTCACTTCTTCTGCACTTATCACTGATGAAGTTCTTAAGGGTATTCAAGACGCTGCGACTTTCGCACCTCTTCACAACCCAGCTCACCTTATCGGTATCGAAGCGGCTCAACAGAACTTCCCAGGCCTTAAAAACGTTGCTGTATTTGACACTGCGTTCCACCAAACAATGCCTTCTGAGTCTTACCTATACGCTCTACCGTACAACCTGTACAAGGAGCACGGCATCCGTCGTTACGGCATGCACGGTACTTCTCACCTATTCATCACTCGTGAAGTTGCAGGCCTACTAAACAAGCCAGTTGAAGAAGTTAACATCATCAACTGTCACCTAGGTAACGGCGCTTCTGTATGTGCTATCAAGAACGGTCAATCTGTAGATACTTCTATGGGTCTTACTCCTCTTGAAGGTCTTGTAATGGGTACTCGTTGTGGTGACCTAGATCCTGCGATCATCTTCCACCTACACGACGCTCTTGGTTACTCTGTTGAAGAAATCAACAACATGCTAACTAAAGAGTCTGGTCTTGCTGGTCTAACTGAAGTGACTTCTGACTGTCGTTTCGTTGAAGACAACTACGGTGAGAAAGAAGAAGCAACTCGTGCAATGGACGTGTTCTGTCACCGTCTAGCTAAGTACGTAGCTGGTTACACTGCAACTCTAGAAGGTCGTCTAGACGCAATCACTTTCACTGGCGGTATCGGCGAGAACTCTGGCCCAATCCGTGAAATGGTTCTTAACCGCCTAGGCATCTTCGGCATCGAAGTTGACGGTGAAGCAAACCTTAAAGCTCGTTTCGGCGGCGAAGGTACTATCACTACAGCTAACAGCCGTATCCCAGCAATGGTTATCTCTACTAACGAAGAGCTAGTAATTGCTGAAGACACTGCGAAACTAGCAGGTCTTTAA
- the pta gene encoding phosphate acetyltransferase codes for MSRTIMLIPTSAGVGLTSVSMGVLRAMERKGVSVSFYKPIAQPRSGGDQPDLTSTIISVNSDIKIGEPIAMTKAEALIGSEKMDVLLESVVEQYNKINKDAEVTLIEGLVPTRKHPFANQVNAEIAKTLGAEIVFVATPGTDNPTQLKERIEVACSNFGGTKNKNIKGVIINKLNAPVDEAGRTRPDLSEIFDDADTAQQANLEVMQIFNSSPIRVLGCVPWSIDLIATRAVDMAKHFNAEIINEGEIATRRIKSITFCARSLPHMIEHFKPGSLLVTSADRPDVIVAAALAAKNGVEIGAILLTGGYDIPESIANLCAPAFASGLPIFKAQGNTWQTSLNLQSFNLEVPADDKERIEFVNDHVASHIDGPWIDSLSEGTQGIRRLSPPAFRYQLTEFARKAAKRIVLPEGDEPRTVKAAAICAERGIATCVLLGNPEEIRRVAAQQGVELGAGVEIIDSASVRENYVARLVELRGAKGMTEVVAREKLEDSVFLGTMMLEAGEVDGLVSGAVHTTANTIVPPFQIIKTAPDASIVSSIFFMLLPDQVLVYGDCAINPDPTAEQLAEIAIQSADSAAAFGIDPRVAMISYSTGESGKGADVDKVREATKLAQEKRPDLVIDGPLQYDAAIMENVAASKAPNSPVAGKATVFVFPDLNTGNTTYKAVQRSADLVSIGPMLQGMRKPVNDLSRGALVDDIVYTVALTAIQADQAAQAEEKVIN; via the coding sequence ATGTCACGTACTATTATGCTTATCCCTACAAGCGCTGGTGTTGGTCTTACTAGTGTAAGCATGGGTGTTCTTCGCGCTATGGAGCGTAAGGGCGTAAGTGTTTCTTTCTACAAGCCAATCGCTCAACCTCGCAGCGGTGGTGATCAACCCGATCTAACGTCTACTATTATCAGCGTAAACAGCGACATTAAGATTGGTGAACCAATCGCAATGACTAAAGCTGAAGCTTTGATCGGTAGCGAAAAAATGGACGTACTTCTTGAGTCTGTTGTTGAACAATACAACAAGATCAACAAAGACGCAGAAGTAACGCTAATCGAAGGTCTAGTACCTACTCGTAAGCACCCATTTGCTAACCAAGTAAACGCGGAAATCGCGAAGACACTTGGCGCGGAGATCGTATTCGTTGCGACTCCTGGTACTGACAACCCTACGCAACTTAAAGAGCGTATCGAAGTAGCATGTTCTAACTTCGGCGGTACTAAGAACAAGAACATCAAAGGCGTAATCATTAACAAGCTTAACGCTCCTGTTGATGAAGCTGGCCGTACTCGCCCTGACCTATCTGAAATCTTCGACGATGCAGATACAGCTCAGCAAGCGAACCTTGAAGTAATGCAAATCTTCAACTCTAGCCCTATCCGTGTTCTTGGCTGTGTGCCATGGAGCATCGACCTAATCGCAACTCGTGCGGTTGATATGGCTAAGCACTTTAACGCTGAAATCATCAACGAAGGTGAAATCGCGACTCGTCGTATTAAGAGCATCACTTTCTGTGCACGTTCTCTACCGCACATGATTGAGCACTTTAAACCAGGCTCACTGCTAGTAACCTCTGCAGACCGTCCTGACGTTATCGTTGCTGCGGCTCTTGCTGCGAAAAACGGTGTTGAGATTGGCGCAATCCTACTGACTGGCGGTTACGACATCCCAGAAAGCATTGCTAACCTTTGTGCACCAGCATTCGCTTCAGGTCTACCGATCTTCAAAGCACAAGGTAACACTTGGCAGACATCTCTAAACCTACAGAGCTTCAACCTAGAAGTTCCTGCAGACGATAAAGAGCGTATCGAGTTCGTTAACGATCACGTTGCAAGCCACATTGATGGCCCTTGGATTGATTCTCTATCTGAAGGTACTCAAGGCATCCGTCGTCTAAGCCCACCAGCATTCCGTTACCAGCTAACTGAATTTGCTCGTAAAGCGGCTAAGCGCATCGTTCTTCCTGAAGGTGATGAGCCACGTACAGTTAAAGCTGCGGCTATCTGTGCTGAGCGCGGTATCGCAACGTGTGTACTTCTAGGTAACCCTGAAGAAATCCGTCGCGTTGCTGCACAGCAAGGTGTTGAGCTTGGCGCTGGCGTTGAGATCATCGATTCTGCATCAGTTCGCGAAAACTACGTAGCTCGTCTAGTAGAACTTCGTGGCGCTAAAGGTATGACTGAAGTTGTTGCTCGTGAGAAGCTAGAAGATTCAGTATTCCTAGGTACTATGATGCTTGAAGCTGGCGAAGTTGACGGCCTAGTTTCTGGTGCTGTTCACACAACGGCGAACACAATCGTTCCTCCGTTCCAGATCATCAAGACGGCTCCTGATGCTTCTATCGTATCTTCAATTTTCTTCATGCTTCTGCCTGATCAAGTTCTTGTATACGGTGACTGTGCGATCAACCCAGATCCAACAGCTGAACAGCTTGCTGAAATCGCTATCCAATCTGCAGATTCTGCTGCGGCATTCGGTATCGACCCACGCGTTGCTATGATCTCTTACTCTACTGGTGAGTCTGGTAAGGGTGCAGACGTAGATAAAGTACGTGAAGCAACCAAACTTGCTCAAGAGAAACGTCCTGATCTAGTGATCGACGGTCCTCTACAGTACGATGCAGCAATCATGGAAAACGTAGCCGCTTCTAAAGCGCCTAACTCTCCAGTTGCAGGTAAAGCGACAGTATTCGTATTCCCAGATCTAAACACGGGTAACACGACTTACAAAGCTGTACAGCGTTCAGCAGATCTAGTATCTATCGGTCCAATGCTTCAAGGTATGCGCAAGCCAGTAAATGACTTGTCTCGTGGCGCTCTAGTAGACGATATCGTTTACACAGTAGCTCTAACGGCTATCCAAGCAGACCAAGCTGCTCAAGCTGAAGAAAAAGTAATTAACTAA